The following proteins come from a genomic window of Halorussus halophilus:
- a CDS encoding DUF5804 family protein, whose protein sequence is MTRVCLVGADGIDLRLELGSRETSREALATYSPQEPFVNSLEVETISLGSAIALLNDLNWYLVRFSQDELVLEPSVSETEWLSRDIATKIRDGEISADETDEYLKVYGVTDEDELVEPMYLSRRDGEIPEYDLREVADTLVVRVTESEFSG, encoded by the coding sequence GTGACTCGGGTCTGTCTCGTCGGGGCGGACGGAATCGACCTGCGCTTGGAGTTGGGTTCGCGGGAGACCTCCCGCGAGGCGTTGGCGACCTACAGCCCCCAAGAGCCGTTCGTCAACTCGCTCGAAGTCGAGACCATCAGCCTCGGGTCGGCCATCGCGCTGTTGAACGACCTGAACTGGTATTTGGTCCGCTTCTCCCAAGACGAACTCGTGTTGGAACCGAGCGTCAGCGAGACGGAGTGGCTCTCCCGCGACATCGCAACGAAGATACGAGACGGTGAGATTTCGGCCGACGAGACCGACGAGTACCTGAAGGTGTACGGCGTCACCGACGAGGACGAACTCGTCGAGCCGATGTATCTGAGCCGTCGCGACGGCGAGATTCCGGAGTACGACCTGCGAGAGGTAGCCGACACGCTCGTCGTGCGCGTGACCGAATCGGAGTTCAGCGGTTAG
- a CDS encoding CHRD domain-containing protein: MTTVSRRRVLASLASVAVGGTASGRTAETAAGESTQSTDAEQFELYSAFLTGSNQVPPVETTALGTALFRVDFDQQRADYWLFVANVENARESHIHKGPPDLNGNVVAYLFGPVEEPVSTTGLLSSGTLRGDDLVWPLTDVASLREQMATENVYVNVHTTDHPSGEIRGQIRPLEGVEAGTGVESDDRNRFTA; this comes from the coding sequence ATGACGACCGTTTCGAGGCGGCGCGTCCTCGCGTCGCTCGCTAGCGTCGCAGTCGGGGGAACTGCGTCCGGGCGAACCGCCGAGACTGCGGCAGGCGAATCGACGCAATCGACCGACGCCGAGCAGTTCGAACTGTACAGCGCGTTTCTCACAGGGTCTAATCAGGTCCCGCCAGTTGAGACGACTGCTCTGGGGACCGCGCTGTTCCGAGTGGACTTCGACCAGCAACGCGCGGACTACTGGCTGTTCGTGGCGAACGTCGAGAACGCGCGCGAATCGCACATCCACAAGGGACCGCCGGACCTGAACGGCAACGTCGTCGCCTACCTGTTCGGTCCGGTCGAAGAGCCAGTCTCGACCACGGGATTGTTGAGTTCGGGAACGCTACGCGGGGACGACCTCGTCTGGCCGCTGACGGACGTCGCGAGCCTGCGCGAGCAGATGGCGACCGAGAACGTCTACGTCAACGTCCACACGACGGACCACCCGTCCGGCGAAATACGCGGCCAGATTCGACCCCTCGAAGGCGTCGAAGCAGGCACGGGTGTCGAATCGGACGACCGAAATCGCTTTACGGCATAG
- a CDS encoding glycoside hydrolase family 71/99 protein: MAGFETSRRRFLGTASAGVLLGTPKGQDPRTRGEQSPNERERAIDSNLDLGAVYIPFLGTKWDECIDHQPAVGQYDIEDSGVIDTQIAQMKQCGISTVLFNYGENERTFDRFRAFKDADRFANIDVEAFWAIGRIFERNLDFDRFVEFVAEEMIPLPNYKTIDGRPVVTFWSPGYLVANDDAKEQIRDEWGGLEGLFSTIRTELTVDGTEPFLVGDIGGWGVGGFPNDIETLGRQFDAITSWVASPDPGLNPWDEHREEVEESFRRSFWFAVENDLEFVPMVFPGFNDEPNSCWGDDRHVPRSPSHLAELFDLALKYRTTDRTYIATWNGWPEGHQIEPGTFDGHDYGTAYLDVVKDAATRTMPPFRIESFVPVTLSFDRTVEESEVNPDTSPEASRDLAFRCSELELLTADGDSVAAYNVGRREAEPQFTEGAYHTAQNDTRSTRWLGGPTSQTRLYFRRERIEEATELRVRGVPIANGIAADVLVDGTRTDSLGFERDGWQNYVADLRATTTASPATARATTTTQTRGSATEPGATTVPRESTGRTGTSSRGTTPKPRTDPASSTSGDVPGFGALTAIASFGTMACLQYWRSDGEAD; the protein is encoded by the coding sequence ATGGCAGGTTTCGAGACGAGCAGACGACGCTTTCTCGGGACGGCGAGTGCTGGGGTGTTACTCGGCACCCCCAAGGGTCAGGACCCGCGAACTCGGGGTGAGCAGTCGCCGAACGAACGGGAGCGCGCGATAGACTCGAATCTCGACCTCGGCGCGGTGTACATTCCGTTTCTCGGCACCAAGTGGGACGAGTGCATCGACCACCAACCCGCCGTCGGGCAGTACGACATCGAGGACTCGGGCGTCATCGATACGCAGATAGCGCAGATGAAACAGTGTGGCATCTCGACAGTGTTGTTCAACTACGGCGAGAACGAGCGGACCTTCGACCGGTTTCGCGCGTTCAAAGACGCCGACCGATTTGCCAACATCGACGTCGAAGCGTTCTGGGCTATCGGCCGAATCTTCGAGCGGAACCTCGATTTCGACCGCTTCGTGGAGTTCGTCGCCGAGGAGATGATTCCACTCCCGAACTACAAAACCATCGACGGTAGACCCGTCGTCACCTTCTGGTCGCCCGGCTATCTCGTCGCCAACGACGATGCGAAAGAGCAGATCCGAGACGAGTGGGGTGGACTCGAAGGTCTCTTCTCGACGATTCGAACAGAACTCACCGTCGATGGCACCGAACCGTTTCTGGTCGGCGACATCGGTGGCTGGGGAGTAGGTGGCTTCCCGAACGACATCGAAACTCTCGGCCGCCAGTTCGACGCGATTACCTCGTGGGTCGCCAGTCCCGACCCCGGTCTCAATCCGTGGGACGAACACCGCGAGGAGGTCGAAGAGAGTTTCCGGCGGTCGTTCTGGTTCGCGGTGGAGAACGACCTCGAATTCGTCCCGATGGTGTTTCCGGGGTTCAACGACGAACCGAACAGTTGCTGGGGCGACGACAGACACGTCCCGCGCTCCCCGTCGCATCTGGCCGAACTGTTCGACCTCGCGTTGAAGTACCGAACCACCGACCGGACGTACATCGCGACGTGGAACGGGTGGCCCGAAGGCCATCAGATAGAGCCGGGGACGTTCGACGGTCACGACTACGGAACTGCGTACCTCGACGTGGTGAAGGACGCCGCCACTCGAACGATGCCACCATTCAGAATCGAATCGTTCGTCCCGGTCACGCTCTCGTTCGACCGAACCGTCGAGGAGTCGGAAGTGAACCCGGATACGTCACCGGAAGCGAGTCGCGACCTCGCGTTCAGGTGTTCGGAGTTGGAACTACTGACCGCTGACGGCGACAGTGTCGCGGCGTACAACGTGGGTCGGCGGGAGGCGGAACCGCAGTTTACCGAGGGCGCGTACCACACTGCGCAGAACGACACGCGTAGCACGCGGTGGTTGGGCGGACCAACTTCCCAGACACGCTTGTACTTCCGGCGAGAGCGAATCGAGGAGGCGACCGAACTCCGCGTTCGAGGCGTCCCCATCGCCAACGGTATCGCCGCCGACGTACTCGTGGACGGCACTCGAACCGACAGCCTCGGATTCGAACGGGACGGTTGGCAGAACTACGTCGCCGACCTGCGAGCGACGACCACAGCGTCACCAGCGACTGCTCGGGCGACGACTACGACTCAGACGCGAGGTTCGGCGACCGAACCCGGAGCGACTACTGTCCCGCGAGAGAGCACGGGACGAACCGGAACGAGTTCGCGGGGGACGACACCGAAACCGAGGACCGACCCGGCCTCGTCTACCAGCGGAGACGTTCCCGGATTCGGCGCACTCACCGCTATCGCCAGCTTCGGAACGATGGCTTGCTTGCAGTACTGGAGATCGGACGGCGAAGCAGACTGA
- a CDS encoding tRNA sulfurtransferase: protein MRPPGADTVLVRHADIGVKSGKVQTEMERRLRRNIVAVLEDRDIDVEVERRWSRILIHADGDTVEAATDAATDAFGVQSASPAIVLPAEKDAIVDALSQTARHLQSPDSNYDLGETFAVRARRAGNADAHPFSSEDLEREGGSAVFEALEDPEVDLEEPDTTFSVECRREEAFVFVEKRAGPGGLPLGSQAKVVALVSGGIDSPVATWEVMKRGAPVVPVYLELGDFGGPDHEARAVETVRRLAEFAPNYDMRVRKVPAGEMMQTLKDEVGPARMLSYRRFMYRVAEHIAEQEQAHGIVTGEAIGQKSSQTARNLGVTSRATNLPIHRPLLTMDKSEITQRARRIGTFHDSTIPAGCNRIAPDFPETNATLEIAENADPDDIFERAKDAAENVELVEW from the coding sequence ATGCGACCGCCGGGAGCCGACACTGTCCTCGTGCGCCACGCCGACATCGGTGTCAAGAGTGGGAAGGTCCAGACCGAGATGGAGCGACGGCTTCGGCGGAACATCGTCGCCGTCCTCGAAGACAGAGACATCGACGTGGAGGTCGAACGCCGCTGGTCTCGCATCCTGATTCACGCCGACGGCGACACTGTCGAGGCGGCCACCGACGCGGCCACCGACGCCTTCGGCGTCCAGTCGGCGAGTCCCGCCATCGTCCTCCCTGCGGAGAAAGACGCCATCGTAGACGCGCTCTCTCAGACTGCGCGACACCTCCAATCACCCGATTCGAACTACGACCTCGGCGAGACGTTCGCGGTGCGCGCCCGAAGAGCAGGGAACGCGGACGCCCACCCGTTCTCCAGCGAGGACTTGGAACGCGAGGGCGGGTCGGCCGTCTTCGAAGCCCTCGAAGACCCAGAGGTCGATTTAGAGGAGCCCGACACGACGTTCTCCGTCGAATGTCGGAGAGAGGAGGCGTTCGTCTTCGTCGAGAAGCGCGCGGGACCCGGCGGCCTCCCGCTCGGCAGTCAGGCGAAGGTCGTCGCGCTCGTCAGCGGCGGCATCGACTCACCGGTTGCGACGTGGGAAGTCATGAAACGCGGCGCGCCGGTCGTCCCAGTCTATCTCGAACTCGGCGATTTCGGCGGCCCGGACCACGAAGCGCGGGCCGTCGAGACGGTGCGGCGACTCGCCGAGTTCGCGCCGAACTACGACATGCGCGTCCGGAAAGTCCCGGCGGGCGAGATGATGCAGACGCTCAAAGACGAAGTCGGTCCCGCCAGAATGCTCTCTTACCGGCGGTTCATGTACCGCGTCGCCGAACATATCGCCGAGCAAGAGCAGGCCCACGGCATCGTCACCGGCGAAGCCATCGGCCAGAAGTCCTCTCAGACCGCGCGGAATTTGGGCGTGACGAGTCGAGCGACGAACTTGCCGATTCATCGGCCACTGCTCACGATGGACAAGTCCGAGATTACCCAGCGCGCTCGCCGAATCGGCACGTTCCACGATTCGACGATTCCGGCCGGGTGCAACCGCATCGCACCCGACTTCCCCGAGACGAACGCCACGCTGGAGATTGCAGAGAACGCGGACCCGGACGACATCTTCGAGCGCGCGAAGGACGCCGCCGAAAACGTCGAACTGGTCGAGTGGTGA
- a CDS encoding methionine adenosyltransferase, giving the protein MTERNIQVEPIDRAAVEDQEIEIVERKGLGHPDSICDGIAESVSSALAREYIDRVGKVLHYNTDETQLVAGRSDPQFGGGEMLEPIYLLIVGRATKEYEGKTIPTETIALEAARDYLAEHFPELDFGTDIVVDVKLGEGSGDLQEVFGEDGATVPMANDTSFGVGHAPLSETEQIVLNAERRLNGEFSEDHPALGTDVKIMGKRERDRIHVTVAAAIIDQYVVDRDAYEAELEAVEEFVYDVAAEYTDRKVSVDVNTADGDGEGESNVYLTTTGTSAEMGDDGSVGRGNRSNGLITPNRSMSMEATSGKNPVNHIGKIYNLLSTEIAERVVAEVDGIRDLRIRLLSQIGQPIDQPHVADAQVVTEDGVLLSDVREDMVAIVDRELADVTSITQRVIDGELSTF; this is encoded by the coding sequence ATGACCGAACGGAATATCCAAGTCGAACCTATCGACCGCGCGGCAGTAGAGGACCAAGAGATCGAAATCGTCGAGCGAAAAGGCCTCGGCCACCCCGACTCTATCTGCGACGGCATCGCCGAGAGCGTCTCCAGCGCGCTCGCTCGCGAGTACATCGACCGCGTCGGTAAGGTCCTCCACTACAACACCGACGAGACGCAACTCGTCGCCGGGCGCTCTGACCCACAGTTTGGCGGCGGCGAGATGCTCGAACCTATCTACCTTCTCATCGTCGGCCGCGCGACCAAAGAGTACGAAGGCAAGACCATCCCCACCGAGACCATCGCCCTCGAAGCCGCCCGCGACTATCTGGCAGAACACTTCCCGGAACTGGACTTCGGCACGGACATCGTCGTGGACGTGAAACTCGGCGAAGGCAGCGGTGACCTTCAAGAGGTGTTCGGCGAGGACGGAGCGACCGTTCCGATGGCCAACGACACGAGTTTCGGCGTCGGCCACGCGCCACTCAGCGAGACCGAACAAATCGTCCTGAACGCCGAGCGACGACTCAACGGCGAGTTCTCCGAGGACCACCCGGCACTCGGTACCGACGTGAAAATCATGGGCAAGCGCGAGCGCGACCGAATACACGTCACCGTCGCGGCGGCCATCATCGACCAGTACGTCGTGGACCGCGACGCCTACGAGGCCGAACTCGAAGCAGTCGAGGAGTTCGTCTACGACGTGGCCGCCGAGTACACCGACCGCAAGGTGTCCGTGGACGTGAACACCGCAGACGGTGACGGCGAGGGCGAGTCGAACGTCTACCTCACCACCACCGGCACGAGCGCGGAGATGGGCGACGACGGGTCCGTCGGCCGCGGTAACCGCTCGAACGGCCTCATCACGCCGAACCGCTCGATGAGCATGGAAGCGACCTCCGGCAAGAACCCCGTCAACCACATCGGGAAGATTTACAACCTGCTCAGCACGGAAATCGCCGAGCGGGTCGTCGCCGAGGTCGATGGCATCCGCGACCTTCGGATTCGCCTGCTCTCCCAAATCGGCCAGCCAATCGACCAACCGCACGTCGCCGACGCGCAGGTCGTCACCGAGGACGGCGTCCTGCTCTCGGACGTGCGCGAAGACATGGTCGCCATCGTAGACCGCGAACTCGCCGACGTGACCTCCATCACGCAACGCGTCATCGACGGCGAACTGAGTACGTTCTGA
- the cyaB gene encoding class IV adenylate cyclase, translating into MYEVEVKVRADHAAVREQLDAQNATPVDHVTQIDTYYSAPHRDFAETDEALRIREETPRESNSFTEVTYKGPLADAKSKTRREIETVVECADDMGAILEALDFEPAAEVRKERERFALDGYTVTLDSVEGLGEFVEVETEAEDIDPAREGAFDVLRSLGLDPDDQIQTSYLGLLLASDE; encoded by the coding sequence ATGTACGAGGTAGAGGTAAAGGTCCGTGCTGACCACGCCGCGGTCCGCGAGCAACTCGACGCCCAGAACGCCACCCCGGTAGACCACGTCACCCAAATCGACACCTACTACAGCGCACCCCACCGTGACTTCGCAGAAACGGACGAAGCCCTGCGAATCCGCGAGGAGACGCCCCGGGAGAGCAATTCGTTCACAGAGGTCACCTACAAAGGCCCGCTCGCAGACGCCAAGTCGAAGACGCGCCGCGAGATAGAGACTGTGGTCGAATGCGCCGACGACATGGGGGCGATTCTCGAAGCACTCGACTTCGAGCCGGCCGCCGAGGTCCGCAAGGAGCGCGAACGATTCGCACTCGACGGCTACACAGTCACGCTCGACAGCGTGGAGGGACTCGGCGAATTCGTGGAAGTCGAGACAGAGGCAGAGGACATCGACCCCGCACGCGAGGGTGCCTTCGACGTTCTCCGGAGTCTCGGACTCGACCCCGACGACCAGATTCAGACTTCGTATCTCGGACTCCTACTGGCGAGCGACGAGTGA
- a CDS encoding Gfo/Idh/MocA family protein has product MSATNEPVRVGFVGLGNIGHYHADKIVDISNVDIVGGVDINPDARARFAEKYGVESFESYERLYDADIDCVIVTTPNKFHEEYAVAALQSGLDVLLEKPLAHSLESAERIAEAAANAEGFCMVGFHNRFRNPVQVVKGYQDDGRLGTVRHVEANFIRRRGIPGRGSWFTNRDIAGGGALIDIGVHAIDLALHFHDFPKVQEVSGTIRSQFGTRDDYAYLEMWGDDTQSGEFTVDDSVTAMLRCEGGKTITLEVAWAANRSPNEEFIVRGTEAGACFDKADDSLTIYETGRQGTDHFADTEVQTRHEDAHKAEQRVFFEAVRDNVPPSMNTVEQALEVQRVINAIYRSHDEQRAIQLE; this is encoded by the coding sequence ATGTCTGCTACGAATGAGCCGGTTCGTGTCGGGTTCGTCGGGTTGGGGAACATCGGTCACTATCACGCCGACAAGATAGTCGATATCTCGAACGTCGATATCGTCGGCGGAGTTGACATCAACCCCGATGCACGAGCGCGATTCGCCGAGAAGTACGGAGTGGAGTCGTTCGAGAGCTACGAGCGGTTGTACGACGCTGACATCGACTGCGTCATCGTCACCACGCCGAACAAGTTCCACGAGGAGTACGCGGTGGCCGCACTCCAGTCGGGACTCGACGTGCTGCTCGAAAAACCGCTCGCCCACTCCTTGGAGAGTGCCGAGCGCATCGCGGAAGCGGCGGCGAACGCCGAAGGCTTCTGCATGGTCGGGTTCCACAACCGCTTCCGGAACCCGGTGCAGGTCGTCAAGGGGTATCAGGACGACGGGCGACTCGGCACGGTCAGGCACGTCGAAGCGAACTTCATCCGACGGCGCGGCATTCCCGGCCGTGGCTCGTGGTTCACCAACCGCGACATCGCGGGCGGCGGCGCGCTCATCGACATCGGCGTCCACGCCATCGACCTCGCGCTGCACTTCCACGACTTCCCGAAGGTACAGGAAGTCTCGGGGACGATTCGCTCGCAGTTCGGCACCCGCGACGACTACGCCTACCTCGAAATGTGGGGCGACGACACCCAGTCGGGCGAGTTCACCGTAGACGACTCGGTGACGGCGATGCTCCGCTGTGAGGGTGGCAAGACTATCACGCTAGAGGTCGCGTGGGCGGCCAACCGCTCGCCCAACGAGGAGTTCATCGTCCGCGGGACCGAGGCAGGAGCCTGCTTCGACAAGGCCGACGACTCGCTGACTATCTACGAGACCGGTCGGCAGGGCACCGACCACTTCGCGGACACGGAGGTCCAGACCCGCCACGAGGACGCCCACAAGGCCGAACAGCGCGTCTTCTTCGAGGCGGTCCGGGACAACGTCCCACCGTCCATGAACACCGTCGAGCAGGCATTAGAGGTTCAGCGCGTTATCAACGCGATTTATCGCTCGCACGACGAACAGCGCGCGATTCAGCTAGAGTAG
- a CDS encoding ABC transporter ATP-binding protein, whose product MGEVILDSVYKRYADVTAVEDMNLDIKDGEFVTLVGPSGCGKSTTLETIAGLTKPSEGTITIAGRDVTNLPPKDRGIAMVFQNIALFPHMDVYDNISFGLRLRDYEKDEIDRRVDRASDIVQLEGMLDRMPDEMSGGQRQRVAIARAIVREPEVFLMDEPLANLDAKLRVHMRTELQRLHKELDTTIIYVTHDQAEAMTMSDRIAIIDHGELQQIAPPLVCYNEPENLFVAGFIGSPSMNFVEGEVTSAGLSTPDFDVEFDPGQISDIAEGDAVTLGVRPEDVYLREKSENVANPTQSIQARTDVLEPMGDEIFVYLLTGDEEARMEADPDAPTNQLLMSVDPSSDITEEEEVEVILDRERVHLFDTDTGDAITHGLEFAAVEPGTAETEVEGDD is encoded by the coding sequence ATGGGTGAAGTAATCTTAGACAGCGTGTACAAACGCTACGCAGACGTAACGGCAGTCGAAGACATGAACCTCGACATCAAGGACGGCGAGTTCGTCACGCTCGTCGGCCCGTCGGGGTGTGGGAAGTCCACGACCCTCGAAACGATTGCAGGGCTGACCAAGCCCTCCGAGGGAACCATCACCATCGCGGGGCGGGACGTGACGAACCTCCCGCCGAAAGACCGCGGGATTGCGATGGTGTTCCAGAACATCGCGCTGTTCCCGCACATGGACGTGTACGACAACATCAGCTTCGGCTTGCGTCTGCGCGACTACGAGAAAGACGAAATCGACCGTCGCGTCGATAGGGCGTCCGACATCGTCCAACTGGAAGGCATGCTCGACCGCATGCCCGACGAGATGTCCGGCGGGCAGCGCCAGCGCGTCGCCATCGCGCGAGCAATCGTCCGCGAACCCGAAGTGTTCCTGATGGACGAGCCGCTGGCGAACCTGGACGCGAAGCTCCGGGTCCACATGCGCACGGAGCTCCAGCGCCTGCACAAGGAACTGGACACGACCATCATCTACGTTACGCACGACCAAGCGGAGGCGATGACGATGTCCGACCGCATCGCCATCATCGACCACGGCGAACTCCAACAGATTGCGCCGCCGCTGGTCTGTTACAACGAACCGGAGAACCTGTTCGTCGCGGGCTTCATCGGGTCGCCGTCGATGAACTTCGTCGAAGGCGAGGTGACCTCGGCGGGGCTCTCGACGCCGGACTTCGACGTGGAGTTCGACCCCGGTCAAATCTCGGACATCGCTGAGGGCGACGCCGTGACGCTCGGGGTGCGCCCCGAAGACGTCTACCTTCGGGAGAAGAGCGAGAACGTCGCGAACCCGACCCAGTCGATTCAGGCGCGAACCGACGTGCTGGAACCGATGGGCGACGAAATCTTCGTCTACTTGCTGACCGGTGACGAGGAGGCCCGAATGGAAGCAGACCCCGACGCGCCGACGAACCAACTGCTGATGAGCGTGGACCCGTCCTCGGACATCACCGAAGAGGAGGAGGTAGAGGTCATCTTGGACCGCGAACGTGTCCACCTCTTCGACACGGACACCGGCGACGCCATCACACACGGCTTGGAGTTCGCCGCCGTCGAACCTGGCACGGCCGAGACCGAAGTGGAGGGCGACGACTGA
- a CDS encoding carbohydrate ABC transporter permease: MATDTDQGPFSSWVSSSIENPEKVYRAMFYVVTIFFLVTTLFPFYWLLVLALTPNQAISDMGLLPKGFNPGAFVEVFTTVPFHVYMFNSFVLGIATTAIVLVLASLAGYVFGRLEFPGKGPLMLIILAISYFPPAAFIIPLFRLFTGNVTVLGIQSPELFNTPFGMILPFSALFMPLSIFILSTFYGQIPDGLEDAARIEGTTRLGALFRVIMPLSAPGVATAGVLTFISVYNEFFFSFLMTTGEASQWAPIVWGILSYQGQYSELYNLMAAASIIGVLPVAIIVVVAQEKIVSGLTAGALKE, translated from the coding sequence ATGGCTACAGATACGGACCAAGGACCGTTCTCCAGTTGGGTTAGCTCGTCCATCGAGAACCCGGAGAAGGTGTATCGAGCGATGTTCTACGTCGTCACCATCTTCTTCCTGGTAACGACGCTGTTCCCGTTCTACTGGTTGCTCGTGCTGGCGCTGACGCCGAACCAGGCCATCTCGGACATGGGACTCCTGCCGAAGGGGTTCAACCCCGGCGCGTTCGTGGAGGTGTTCACGACGGTACCGTTCCACGTCTACATGTTCAACAGCTTCGTGCTCGGCATCGCCACGACGGCCATCGTGTTGGTACTGGCGAGTCTCGCGGGCTACGTGTTCGGGCGACTGGAGTTCCCCGGCAAGGGACCGCTGATGCTCATCATCCTCGCCATCTCGTACTTCCCACCGGCGGCGTTCATCATCCCGCTGTTCCGGTTGTTCACCGGGAACGTCACGGTGTTGGGAATCCAGAGTCCGGAACTGTTCAACACGCCGTTCGGGATGATACTACCGTTCAGCGCGCTGTTCATGCCGCTGTCCATCTTCATCCTCTCGACGTTCTACGGCCAGATTCCGGACGGCTTGGAGGACGCCGCACGAATCGAGGGGACGACCCGACTCGGCGCGCTGTTCCGAGTCATCATGCCGCTGTCGGCACCCGGCGTGGCGACGGCGGGGGTGCTAACGTTTATCTCGGTGTACAACGAGTTCTTCTTCTCGTTCCTGATGACCACCGGGGAGGCGAGTCAGTGGGCACCTATCGTCTGGGGCATCCTCAGCTATCAGGGCCAGTACTCGGAACTGTACAACCTGATGGCGGCCGCGAGCATCATCGGCGTCCTGCCGGTGGCAATCATCGTCGTCGTCGCACAGGAGAAGATCGTCAGCGGACTGACCGCAGGAGCGCTCAAGGAGTGA
- a CDS encoding carbohydrate ABC transporter permease produces the protein MATSTEGDIRESDRSGPYVAVVRWMENLSDTQFAYLLLTPVLLLLGIIAFWPLLSTFRMSLFADSITGSEPLGEFVGLQNYVALLTGQRDVVLVRPFFDPSAPFRSALTVTLIFTVASVFFETLIGFGQALVLDQDFRFRRWVRVAIIIPWAVPIVIQGMIFFLLFQPGIGFLVDWMQALGVFTATPLANPVDSMIIIIVADVWKTSAFMALIILAGLQSVDRSLYDVGKVAGATRWQQFRMITLPLVLPSVLVAMLFRTIGAMRVYGIIETVAGCSTVPSLSCLVVSTFRDSRMYGTSAAVAFITAALIGIVVSVYIVKYADTEGGA, from the coding sequence ATGGCTACATCAACGGAAGGTGATATCCGGGAATCCGACCGGTCTGGACCGTACGTAGCGGTGGTCCGCTGGATGGAGAACCTGAGTGACACCCAGTTCGCGTACCTGCTGTTGACGCCCGTCCTGTTGCTGTTGGGCATCATAGCGTTCTGGCCACTGCTCAGTACGTTCCGGATGTCGTTGTTCGCAGACAGTATCACCGGTTCGGAGCCACTCGGCGAGTTCGTCGGTCTCCAGAACTACGTGGCCTTGCTGACGGGGCAACGCGACGTGGTGCTGGTCCGGCCGTTCTTCGACCCGTCGGCTCCGTTCCGAAGCGCCCTCACCGTGACGCTCATCTTCACGGTGGCGAGCGTCTTCTTCGAGACGCTCATCGGGTTCGGACAGGCGCTCGTGCTGGACCAGGACTTCCGATTCCGTCGCTGGGTCCGAGTGGCAATCATCATCCCGTGGGCCGTGCCCATCGTCATCCAAGGGATGATCTTCTTCCTGCTGTTCCAGCCCGGCATCGGCTTCCTCGTCGATTGGATGCAAGCACTCGGCGTATTCACCGCCACACCGCTGGCGAACCCGGTGGACTCGATGATAATAATCATCGTCGCCGACGTGTGGAAGACGTCGGCGTTCATGGCGCTCATCATCCTCGCCGGGTTGCAGAGCGTGGACCGAAGCCTCTACGACGTGGGTAAGGTCGCGGGCGCGACGAGATGGCAGCAGTTCCGCATGATTACGCTCCCGCTCGTGCTCCCGTCGGTGCTGGTCGCGATGCTGTTCCGCACCATCGGCGCGATGCGCGTCTACGGTATCATCGAGACGGTTGCGGGCTGTTCGACGGTGCCGTCGCTGTCGTGTCTGGTCGTCTCGACGTTCCGCGACTCCCGGATGTACGGGACGTCGGCCGCCGTGGCGTTCATCACGGCGGCGCTCATCGGCATCGTCGTCTCCGTCTACATCGTGAAGTACGCAGACACCGAGGGAGGTGCCTAA